Proteins from a single region of Eremothecium gossypii ATCC 10895 chromosome VI, complete sequence:
- the TRS23 gene encoding TRAPP subunit TRS23 (Syntenic homolog of Saccharomyces cerevisiae YDR246W (TRS23)): MPMAIKSLFIINKSGGLVYQRDFLPSTNTKMSSNEYLILAGTLHGVIAIASQLTPKALQISNQGSSSTGAAVGAAGEAAVPSMPYGSPEHTIPYIPGLAPPVDNKAPGRAMGSYLAPDYFSESFPSWNRSGLKSVVMDECSLFVYQSLTGVKFILLSTNQTTSNAAQHIAENLLRKIYCIYSDYVMKNPFYSADMLIRSEPFDKRLQALVASL, encoded by the coding sequence ATGCCCATGGCCATTAAGTCTCTCTTCATCATCAACAAGTCAGGAGGGCTGGTTTACCAGCGGGATTTCCTGCCTTCAACCAATACCAAGATGAGCAGTAACGAGTACCTCATCCTCGCCGGCACATTGCATGGTGTAATAGCGATAGCTAGTCAGCTTACACCGAAGGCGCTGCAAATTTCGAATCAAGGCAGTAGCAGCACAGGGGCAGCTGTCGGTGCTGCGGGCGAGGCGGCGGTGCCGTCCATGCCGTACGGGTCGCCGGAGCATACTATACCCTATATCCCGGGCCTGGCGCCGCCCGTGGACAATAAGGCGCCTGGGCGCGCGATGGGCAGCTACCTGGCCCCCGACTACTTTTCCGAGAGCTTTCCTAGCTGGAACCGGAGTGGTCTTAAAAGCGTTGTGATGGACGAATGTTCGCTCTTCGTGTACCAAAGCTTGACAGGAGTCAAGTTCATACTGCTGAGCACTAATCAGACAACATCGAATGCAGCGCAACACATTGCGGAGAACCTTCTGCGCAAGATATACTGCATATATTCCGACTACGTGATGAAGAATCCGTTTTACTCGGCAGACATGCTGATCCGAAGCGAACCGTTTGATAAACGGTTGCAGGCTCTGGTAGCGAGCCTCTAG
- the SPP41 gene encoding Spp41p (Syntenic homolog of Saccharomyces cerevisiae YDR464W (SPP41)) — MSEGQDEELNLHALVGSLLVASAEEDETGHLDQQRTDDGNQGTKGDEDAALDGKEHLDGQTKIPDLTDAEHFGDEDLAAVVAQAIGTMEQEEQSAVPEPKEVGLAIEEPHVYTEERSDEEHWVKLLQQGILQAEHEQSQHGQASPGNTADGDTDYHSNDGATAIETGEERERLDHDDEQLRRAILESLQHLNQQKPHEGENEERARTERQDKIAAAQSHEHTKQKSRKDKKSAKKRLSKKERRLEKKRSKDRSDLETDILNFEDVIKGFMDQSESTVPPQVSQQMIGDEETQALVDATLKAFENELMGTASSSVGKGSSSASAEKKKSSALKKSKPKSKASIAAPLLFPPPPKSHLGKSKKKDKLNDKKSTNKKKDSKSKSFYDEEVFSKALAEMVNQVVNTSFNDTQPQKKTSQVPTEGSSSIPASSGQYVPKTAKITGQDLVYNGAARAVGEETFDLNQIMQNAMAMAFQEQVHDQLDPSVMEEFNKELSGVHYMDGSAIGNLRRKSLGSTDRSKHDRIFDSDRSRTPSISADSEDRFSTLARHAKLNLSPEDIYKRKFLKAAKECASFARKRISQRNKESKEQLRLARRLQLAEKRRQKEERLKIQEAESKELEEIVARGPPYPPDLKLTKTGQPKRPYRRITPDELNRNLLGSDARTSKIRKQRRKEKKERKDMLRRIPLSTLKKIPLFNFNKEATSSGLNDIEGSLAKIPLYAHSDLQYDDDYTHGHGGFDLDAPKKTVVHKEKLLFHPPWTLPEHPPYALPVARRRRKTLDHRSGRITKKKRTKTRKATLNIGNRMIPAALFPIINTLKAAARATAAAGATPEQSRQHLGSMLQQARVTIAQALAIARSQNNKDYSAIRSTEDIRAAQQEESKVKRIPLFSLANIKKIDTKDTAADVAKVEDTENTTISAPELSENVPVVKETGASLEPSRNLPEPQPPVKLEAGVSIPPIVPTAEPPMKDIVDNLVQQQLRHANGSAAPLPNNISTILSSTITNLLPNLDQLEKIDELSTDVSIGSQQPAKRNYRKTASRFHSVLNLDDIAPLSHLPGSGGNAPESHAQTPTALQPSVSSTVLRTRAKKSPEPLLIHVFDLPSHDYRGNPMKTIPLMRRVKSFLGSDDLTLLRREINKERKRKWREANVEKNRGNDLRSRLNQRANTLFGREESAEKRKWVEAQYKKRSLKLEADAAIPAETSPAPRENQTSVSDAEILNLIAVRLDKLEIAREIEREIQNEARGLFNRHASRTHNRTLPLPDSPPQSSGKNADPQAGAAASTVLSDVALVMGEAHTPVKRGTSADQPTKSYVRQASSGPAAPVRSLEEAEATPIDPVLARGNRAAIDVAEISPGSARGPII; from the coding sequence ATGTCTGAAGGACAAGACGAAGAGCTGAACTTGCATGCGCTGGTCGGTAGCCTGTTGGTCGCTTCCGCCGAGGAAGATGAGACCGGTCATTTGGACCAGCAGCGCACAGATGATGGAAATCAGGGCACCAAGGGTGATGAAGACGCTGCTCTCGATGGAAAAGAACATTTGGATGGACAGACGAAGATCCCAGACTTGACGGACGCTGAACATTTCGGAGATGAGGACCTCGCAGCAGTGGTCGCACAGGCGATCGGCACCATGGAACAGGAAGAACAGAGCGCTGTACCGGAGCCGAAGGAGGTGGGGCTGGCTATTGAGGAGCCTCACGTTTACACAGAGGAGCGGAGCGACGAAGAGCACTGGGTCAAGCTGTTGCAACAGGGAATACTGCAGGCGGAGCATGAACAATCACAGCACGGGCAGGCATCGCCCGGAAATACGGCGGACGGGGATACAGACTACCACTCAAATGACGGAGCGACCGCCATTGAAACTGGCGAGGAGCGAGAACGCCTTGATCATGATGACGAGCAGTTGAGACGGGCCATTTTAGAATCGTTGCAGCACTTAAACCAGCAGAAACCACACGAAGGGGAAAATGAAGAGCGCGCCAGGACCGAGCGACAAGATAAGATTGCGGCAGCACAGAGCCATGAACATACAAAACAGAAATCCAGAAAAGATAAGAAGTCTGCAAAGAAAAGACTAAGCAAAAAGGAGAGGCGGTTGGAGAAAAAGCGGTCTAAGGACAGATCAGATTTGGAGACCGATATCTTGAACTTTGAGGATGTAATAAAGGGGTTTATGGACCAGTCAGAGTCTACTGTGCCGCCGCAGGTTTCTCAACAGATGATCGGAGATGAAGAAACGCAGGCCTTGGTGGATGCGACGTTAAAGGCGTTCGAAAATGAACTGATGGGAACGGCGTCTTCCAGCGTGGGGAAGGGCTCTtccagcgccagcgctGAGAAGAAGAAATCTAGCGCTCTAAAAAAGTCTAAACCGAAGTCAAAGGCCTCAATTGCAGCTCCGCTTCTTTTCCCACCACCCCCAAAATCACATCTTGGTAAAAGTAAAAAGAAGGATAAGCTTAACGATAAGAAGAGTACCAACAAGAAGAAAGACAGCAAGAGTAAAAGCTTCTATGATGAGGAAGTCTTTTCGAAGGCACTTGCCGAGATGGTCAACCAGGTAGTGAACACATCTTTTAATGATACTCAGCCGCAGAAAAAGACGTCACAGGTCCCTACTGAGGGTTCATCTAGCATACCGGCGTCTAGTGGGCAGTATGTACCGAAAACTGCAAAGATTACTGGTCAGGATCTAGTCTACAATGGTGCGGCTCGGGCAGTAGGGGAAGAAACTTTTGATCTAAACCAAATTATGCAAAATGCAATGGCGATGGCATTCCAGGAGCAGGTACACGATCAACTTGATCCATCTGTTATGGAAGAGTTCAACAAAGAGTTATCTGGGGTGCACTATATGGATGGCAGCGCAATTGGCAATTTAAGGCGGAAATCGCTCGGCTCAACAGATAGATCTAAACATGACAGGATCTTCGATAGTGATCGTAGCAGAACACCATCGATATCGGCAGATTCAGAAGATAGATTTTCAACTCTAGCAAGGCATGCCAAGTTGAATCTTTCTCCAGAGGATATCTACAAGCGTAAATTCCTCAAAGCAGCGAAAGAGTGCGCGAGCTTCGCACGGAAGCGTATATCACAACGTAATAAAGAATCCAAGGAACAATTGAGATTGGCACGTAGATTGCAACTGGCGGAAAAGAGGAGGCAAAAGGAAGAAAGGCTGAAAATCCAAGAAGCTGAATCAAAAGAGCTTGAGGAGATTGTTGCCCGTGGACCACCTTATCCACCTGATCTGAAGTTGACTAAAACAGGACAGCCTAAAAGGCCATATAGACGGATTACGCCAGACGAACTTAATCGAAATTTACTTGGTTCAGATGCGAGGACATCGAAGATACGGAAACAGCGGCgcaaggagaagaaggagagGAAAGACATGCTTCGCCGCATACCGCTTTCAACATTGAAAAAGATTCCGCTGTTCAACTTTAATAAGGAAGCAACTTCTTCTGGTTTGAATGATATTGAGGGCTCTCTGGCCAAAATACCTTTATATGCACACTCGGATCTTCAGTACGACGATGACTACACCCATGGACATGGCGGGTTTGACTTGGATGCTCCTAAGAAAACTGTGGTCCATAAAGAGAAGCTTTTGTTCCACCCACCATGGACACTTCCGGAGCACCCACCTTATGCACTACCTGTCGCTagaaggaggaggaaaacGTTGGATCACAGGAGCGGTAGGATTACCAAGAAAAAGAGGACGAAGACTAGAAAGGCCACGTTAAATATTGGTAACCGTATGATACCTGCAGCTCTGTTCCCTATCATCAATACCTTAAAGGCTGCCGCTAGGGCGACTGCCGCTGCCGGAGCGACCCCTGAACAATCACGTCAACATCTTGGTTCTATGCTACAGCAAGCTCGCGTGACAATTGCGCAAGCTCTAGCTATCGCCAGAAGCCAGAATAACAAGGATTACTCTGCTATTCGCTCAACAGAAGACATTCGGGCGGCACAGCAGGAAGAGAGCAAGGTAAAGCGCATTCCGCTATTCAGTTTAGCAAATATCAAAAAGATCGACACCAAGGACACGGCCGCTGACGTTGCAAAGGTTGAGGATACAGAGAATACCACGATTTCCGCACCGGAACTATCTGAGAATGTACCTGTCGTGAAAGAAACTGGTGCTTCCTTGGAGCCGAGTAGGAATTTACCAGAGCCTCAACCTCCCGTGAAGCTCGAAGCCGGTGTGTCGATTCCCCCTATTGTGCCTACTGCGGAGCCTCCAATGAAAGATATAGTCGACAATCTggtccagcagcagctacGGCATGCCAACGGTTCGGCCGCTCCGCTTCCTAATAATATTTCAACAATTCTATCCAGCACCATTACAAACCTTTTACCCAACCTGGATCAACTCGAGAAAATAGACGAGTTATCCACAGATGTTTCAATTGGAAGCCAGCAGCCCGCTAAGCGTAACTATAGGAAAACCGCCTCTCGCTTCCATAGCGTGCTGAACCTCGATGACATAGCACCTCTATCGCATCTGCcgggcagcggcggcaATGCCCCAGAAAGTCACGCGCAAACTCCGACGGCGCTGCAGCCATCGGTATCGTCTACTGTTCTTCGTACTCGGGCTAAGAAGTCTCCTGAGCCACTTCTGATACACGTTTTTGATCTTCCATCACACGACTATCGTGGGAACCCAATGAAAACCATCCCGCTGATGCGCCGGGTGAAATCGTTTCTCGGGTCTGATGACCTGACGTTACTACGCAGAGAGATCAATAAGGAGCGGAAGAGGAAATGGCGCGAGGCGAATGTCGAGAAGAACCGTGGTAACGATCTTCGCTCCCGTCTGAATCAGCGCGCGAATACTCTGTTTGGCAGAGAAGAATCCGCTGAAAAGCGCAAGTGGGTGGAGGCACAGTATAAGAAGCGCTCACTCAAGCTTGAAGCAGATGCTGCCATTCCTGCCGAAACATCCCCCGCTCCCCGTGAAAATCAGACATCCGTCAGCGATGCAGAGATCTTGAATCTCATTGCGGTCCGTCTGGATAAACTAGAAATCGCCCGTGAAATTGAACGCGAGATACAGAACGAGGCCCGTGGCCTTTTCAACCGCCATGCCTCCCGCACACATAATCGCACGCTTCCGCTGCCTGATTCGCCGCCGCAGTCGTCCGGGAAGAACGCTGATCCGCAGGCGGGCGCAGCGGCATCAACAGTCCTGTCTGATGTTGCGCTCGTGATGGGAGAGGCTCACACTCCTGTGAAGCGCGGCACCTCCGCAGACCAGCCAACGAAGTCATACGTCCGCCAGGCCTCTAGTGGCCCAGCTGCACCGGTGCGCTCCCTTGAGGAGGCCGAGGCGACACCAATTGACCCAGTGCTTGCGAGAGGGAACAGGGCCGCGATCGACGTAGCCGAGATTTCTCCCGGGTCCGCAAGAGGGCCTATTATATAA
- the STP1 gene encoding Stp1p (Syntenic homolog of Saccharomyces cerevisiae YDR463W (STP1)) gives MISEQAPGWRGTVVGRMSAKVLSWLWSWAQQVSVGVGKNDDERADAAVAKAADTGPRRRRGTVSGLFPKRHNVDARLDLQASVVACSIDLSTLQSPISMTRTPEGGMEWKLNAGAHAGTPTQSNEEPLSPRSSSSAAQLKDEDGDELSKERFVCHYCDAEFRIRGYLTRHIKKHAVEKAYHCPFFNSHVPPETRCHTTGGFSRRDTYKTHLRSRHFIYPEGVKTQDRGKSCGHCAHCGKWFENTSTWIEKHIESGYCTGLPEGTILPAKSARKAGKLKMIKTSTGHSRFITTQQSVVEPKVLLNKEAIEAMQIVVNETNTAGQPALTKLSDNRIMLNSMNFKGEPRSKRAMRRGRRKRFSIGPAMAAHACANSASMMPSNAGATSATSCPIDAQLQPQMYMPHTGAAYTFTTPDETPLDEICLSLNPSPTDDASLVPVRSASSLSSHECQQPANNDMNKLLYPLISSNPVGIQDPYSIPLDFEQMGFAMAAEETPVLPAQKLVSEPQINVTLNRQMDPIKLGERQFRETQQYLNFYNYSFDTNL, from the coding sequence ATGATATCGGAACAAGCACCGGGCTGGAGAGGGACCGTGGTGGGGCGGATGTCTGCGAAGGTGCTGTCATGGTTGTGGTCATGGGCACAGCAGGTTTCTGTCGGGGTCGGCAAGAACGATGACGAGCGTGCGGATGCAGCGGTGGCCAAGGCGGCTGATACCGGACCGCGACGGCGCCGGGGAACAGTTTCTGGGCTGTTTCCGAAGCGGCACAACGTCGATGCGCGACTTGATCTGCAGGCGTCGGTCGTGGCGTGCTCTATCGACCTCAGCACGTTGCAGAGCCCCATCTCGATGACGCGGACGCCAGAGGGAGGCATGGAGTGGAAGCTCAACGCTGGTGCACATGCCGGAACCCCAACACAGTCCAACGAGGAGCCGTTGTCGCCCcggagcagcagctctgCCGCGCAGTTGAAGGACGAGGACGGGGACGAGCTGTCCAAGGAACGCTTTGTCTGCCATTACTGCGATGCAGAATTTCGGATCCGGGGTTACTTGACGCGCCACATCAAGAAGCACGCCGTGGAGAAGGCCTACCACTGCCCATTCTTCAATAGCCACGTCCCTCCGGAGACTCGGTGTCACACTACAGGCGGGTTTTCGAGGAGAGATACTTACAAGACGCACTTGCGTTCGAGACATTTTATCTACCCAGAGGGCGTCAAGACGCAGGACCGCGGCAAGTCGTGTGGGCACTGTGCACACTGTGGGAAATGGTTTGAAAACACATCTACATGGATTGAGAAGCACATCGAGAGCGGTTACTGTACCGGCCTACCGGAGGGTACTATATTACCGGCGAAAAGTGCCCGTAAGGCGGGCAAGTTGAAAATGATCAAGACTTCCACCGGGCACTCCCGTTTCATTACGACCCAGCAAAGTGTGGTCGAGCCCAAGGTGTTGCTCAATAAAGAGGCTATCGAGGCGATGCAAATTGTTGTAAACGAAACTAACACTGCCGGTCAGCCAGCTTTGACCAAACTCAGTGACAACAGAATCATGTTGAATTCCATGAACTTCAAAGGAGAACCTCGCAGCAAGCGCGCCATGAGGCGGGGCCGGAGAAAGCGGTTCAGCATCGGGCCGGCAATGGCTGCACACGCCTGTGCGAACAGCGCGTCAATGATGCCGTCGAACGCTGGCGCCACTTCTGCAACATCATGTCCGATTGACGCGCAGTTGCAACCACAGATGTATATGCCACACACTGGAGCGGCGTATACGTTCACTACACCAGACGAGACTCCGCTGGACGAAATCTGTCTTTCACTGAATCCGTCTCCCACCGATGATGCGAGCTTGGTGCCAGTACGGTCTGCATCGTCGCTCTCTTCCCATGAGTGCCAGCAACCCGCGAACAACGACATGAACAAGCTCTTATACCCCCTTATTTCGTCGAATCCCGTTGGCATCCAGGACCCATATTCTATTCCGCTGGACTTTGAACAGATGGGCTTTGCGATGGCCGCGGAGGAGACACCCGTCTTGCCAGCCCAAAAGTTAGTGAGTGAGCCCCAAATAAACGTAACATTAAACAGACAGATGGATCCTATAAAACTTGGCGAGCGGCAATTCAGGGAAACGCAGCAGTATTTGAACTTTTACAATTACAGTTTCGATACGAACCTATGA
- the YMD8 gene encoding Ymd8p (Syntenic homolog of Saccharomyces cerevisiae YML038C (YMD8)), producing the protein MSSVSMRLLALIAGWYVCSISLSLYNKWMFDPHRGLKIPYPILVTSLHQLLLWALAYLYLRARRQPQSEQAMGWRVYAYAVLPAAVACAGDIGFGNLSLQFVSLSVYTIIKSSSIAFVLVFGCLLHLERFHPKLAVVVVVMFFGVVLMAYRPDSAERGNSDETLGSLFVVLSSAMSGARWGFTQLLLRQPAGAAAKRNPVHTVLQLAPPVAVLLFPIALLIEKPFPAITETSLLSWEGHSTLQALARGALLLLFPGVAVFLMTICEFAILQAAPLLTLSIAGVVKELLTILISLLIFKDSLTLYNCIGMTVVLLDVCYYNYYRYTHPNADAKPYLPLENDPTVVWELSQIPPGDPAHQHTDVLPSVVK; encoded by the coding sequence ATGAGCAGCGTGAGTATGAGACTGCTGGCATTGATTGCCGGGTGGTATGTGTGCTCGATCTCACTGTCGCTGTACAATAAGTGGATGTTCGATCCCCACCGCGGCCTGAAAATACCGTACCCGATCCTGGTGACGTcgctgcaccagctgctgctgtgggCGCTTGCATATCTGTACCTCCGAGCGCGACGGCAGCCGCAATCCGAGCAGGCGATGGGGTGGCGGGTCTACGCGTATGCAGTCCTGCCGGCCGCGGTCGCGTGCGCGGGCGACATCGGGTTCGGGAACCTGTCGCTGCAGTTTGTGTCGTTGTCGGTGTACACGATCATCAAGTCGTCCAGCATTGCATTTGTGCTGGTATTTGGCTGCCTGCTGCACCTGGAGCGCTTCCATCCGAAGCTGgcggtggtggtggtggtgatGTTTTTCGGTGTCGTGCTCATGGCGTACCGCCCCGACAGCGCGGAGCGCGGCAACAGCGACGAGACACTCGGGTCCCTCTTCGTGGTGCTGAGCAGTGCGATGAGCGGGGCGCGGTGGGGCTTCacgcagctgctgctgcggcagcccgcgggcgcggccgcgaAGCGCAACCCGGTGCACAcggtgctgcagctcgcgcCGCCGGTCGCGGTGCTGCTGTTCCCCATTGCCCTGCTCATCGAAAAGCCCTTTCCGGCCATCACCGAGACCAGCCTGCTGTCGTGGGAGGGCCATTCGACGCTGCAGGCgctcgcgcgcggcgcgctgctgctgctgttccCCGGCGTCGCCGTGTTTCTTATGACCATTTGCGAGTTCGCCATCCTCCAGGCTGCGCCCCTGCTGACGCTGAGCATCGCCGGCGTGGTGAAGGAGCTGCTGACGATCCTGATCAGCCTGCTGATTTTCAAGGACTCGCTTACACTGTACAACTGCATTGGTATGACTGTGGTCTTGCTGGACGTCTGCTACTACAACTACTATCGGTACACACATCCCAATGCAGACGCAAAGCCGTACCTGCCACTGGAGAACGACCCGACCGTGGTCTGGGAGCTCAGCCAGATACCCCCTGGCGACCCAGCGCACCAGCACACTGACGTTCTGCCCTCCGTAGTTAAATAG
- the MRPL28 gene encoding mitochondrial 54S ribosomal protein mL40 (Syntenic homolog of Saccharomyces cerevisiae YDR462W (MRPL28)), with protein MHIVPRPSTSFGAPLRAFVRGKRTKAGSGLSPAAQRAATQLAVMTARKKQPRLLRLSPEDLVRHQTIQACWNDYQKTAREARSAQLREQYASVAAAMAELERLDAGLFRAASAPESGKRFPLELRVPTDFPPTKLWHYEFKN; from the coding sequence ATGCACATCGTCCCACGTCCCAGCACCAGCTTCGGCGCGCCCCTGCGGGCGTTCGTCCGTGGCAAGCGCACCAAGGCCGGCAGCGGCCTGTcgccggccgcgcagcgcgccgcgACGCAGCTCGCGGTAATGACCGCGCGCAAGAAGCAgccgcgcctgctgcgcctgTCGCCGGAGGACCTGGTCCGCCACCAGACGATCCAGGCCTGCTGGAACGACTACCAGAAGACCGCACGTGAGGCGCGGagcgcgcagctgcgcgagcagtACGCGAGCGTCGCGGCCGCGATGGCCGAGCTCGAGCGCCTGGACGCGGGCCTGTTCCGCGCGGCGAGCGCGCCCGAGTCAGGCAAACGCTTCCCGCTGGAGCTGCGCGTACCCACGGATTTCCCGCCGACGAAGCTGTGGCACTACGAGTTCAAGAACTGA
- a CDS encoding AFR463W-Ap (Syntenic homolog of Saccharomyces cerevisiae YDR461C-A), giving the protein MTDNKKQPDEKLPSYEEATRAQPEPPAPPRSLRYVHLPNPRGSPNYPGQHVLSYSADHSGV; this is encoded by the coding sequence ATGACCGACAACAAGAAGCAACCCGACGAGAAACTGCCCTCCTACGAGGAGGCCACGCGCGCCCAGCCCgagccgccggcgccgccgcgcagccTACGCTACGTCCACCTGCCCAATCCCCGCGGCAGCCCCAACTACCCTGGCCAGCACGTACTTTCCTACTCCGCGGACCACTCAGGCGTGTAG
- the RSR1 gene encoding Ras family GTPase RSR1 (Syntenic homolog of Saccharomyces cerevisiae YGR152C (RSR1)), with protein sequence MRDYKLVVLGAGGVGKSCLTVQFVQGEYLDTYDPTIEDSYRKSMEIDDKAFDLEILDTAGVAQFTAMRELYIKSGMGFLLVYSVTDRQSLAELMELREQILRIKDSKRVPMVLVGNKADLQNERAISVEEGIDVSSRWGKVPFYETSALLKSNVDEVFIDLVRQIMRAELETLEGQGGTPGTPGAVPAATRSTVELNSVSNGPGSALTHNESTNSFHKVQPATVVNGPSPAMLNKKKSILRTSHIGPAKPEKKKKKKGLACVIL encoded by the coding sequence ATGAGGGACTACAAGTTGGTTGTGCTCGGCGCGGGCGGTGTTGGAAAGTCGTGCTTGACAGTGCAGTTTGTGCAGGGCGAATACTTGGATACGTACGACCCCACGATCGAGGACTCTTACCGCAAGTCGATGGAGATCGATGACAAGGCGTTCGACCTGGAGATCCTGGATACGGCGGGGGTGGCGCAGTTCACGGCGATGCGTGAGCTGTACATAAAATCAGGGATGGGGTTCCTGCTGGTGTACTCGGTGACGGACCGGCAGTCGCTTGCCGAGCTGATGGAGCTGCGGGAGCAGATCCTGCGGATCAAGGACTCGAAGCGAGTGCCAATGGTGTTGGTGGGCAACAAGGCGGACCTGCAGAACGAGCGGGCGATTTCGGTGGAAGAGGGCATCGACGTGAGCAGCCGGTGGGGCAAGGTGCCGTTCTACGAGACGAGCGCGTTGCTGAAGAGCAACGTGGACGAGGTGTTCATCGACCTGGTGCGCCAGATCATGCGCGCGGAGCTAGAGACGCTGGAGGGGCAGGGGGGGACGCCGGGGACGCCGGGGGCGGTGCCGGCGGCGACGCGCAGCACGGTGGAACTGAACAGCGTGTCCAACGGGCCCGGGTCGGCGCTCACGCACAATGAGTCCACAAACAGCTTCCACAAGGTGCAGCCGGCGACGGTCGTCAACGGACCCAGCCCGGCGATGCTGAACAAGAAGAAGTCGATTCTACGCACGTCGCATATCGGGCCTGCGAAGCcggagaagaagaagaagaagaagggCCTGGCCTGTGTGATCTTGTAG
- the OCH1 gene encoding initiation-specific alpha-1,6-mannosyltransferase (Syntenic homolog of Saccharomyces cerevisiae YGL038C (OCH1)) translates to MFKVTRRARVAVLAAVIGLAVLSTEWSNRRLHRVFWRQAEGPLEVPSSYHVGELNMREFRGAWERRDLRSQLAAQFPYDTAGPIPRRVWQTWKVPRHSAQFPEHFRSLSDAWENSAKDAEGYEYFLVGDEDMLPLLRNLYGGVPQVLQAFESLPLAIMRADFFRYLILYARGGIYSDIDTEPLQPLTAWPSVDQAALQKFKNRKVHYGGTELSVFGESSLTPGLAIGIEADPDRPDWSEYYARRIQFCQWTLQAKAGHPLLRELILNITGTTLHSVARRTGYARLPPVTFDTEHLEDYNVNYRHKKRHDAAYPHTEKKTAKNTDETDIMNWTGPGIFSDVVFDYLNNLITTNDEVVIYNDNLLEKNPETGEILPIATSTRKFAAEIKTALSKSKPKLFWDFFSLMQTPALIDDVVVLPITSFSPGVGHMQAGEPDHPMAFVHHHFEGSWKQQGPKHDDDAGEGDKASEHAEK, encoded by the coding sequence ATGTTTAAAGTAACTAGAAGGGCGCGCGTGGCAGTCCTAGCAGCGGTTATAGGGTTGGCGGTTCTGTCGACAGAATGGTCGAACCGGAGGTTGCATCGTGTGTTCTGGCGGCAGGCGGAGGGGCCGTTGGAGGTGCCCAGCTCATACCACGTCGGGGAGCTGAACATGCGGGAGTTCCGGGGGGCGTGGGAGCGGCGCGACCTGCGGtcgcagctggcggcgcagtTCCCGTACGACACGGCGGGGCCGATCCCTCGGCGGGTGTGGCAGACGTGGAAGGTGCCGCGGCACAGCGCGCAGTTCCCGGAGCATTTCCGGAGTCTGAGCGACGCGTGGGAGAACAGCGCTAAGGACGCGGAGGGCTACGAGTACTTCCTGGTGGGGGACGAGGATatgctgccgctgctgcgcaacCTGTATGGGGGCGTGCCGCAGGTCCTGCAGGCGTTTGAGTCGCTGCCTCTGGCCATCATGCGCGCAGACTTCTTCCGATACCTGATACTGTATGCACGCGGCGGTATCTACTCTGACATCGACACAGAGCCGCTGCAGCCATTGACCGCATGGCCGTCGGTGGACCaggcggcgctgcagaaGTTTAAGAACAGGAAGGTGCACTACGGGGGGACAGAGCTGTCTGTGTTTGGCGAGTCGTCGTTGACTCCGGGGCTTGCGATAGGGATCGAGGCGGACCCCGACCGGCCCGACTGGTCAGAGTATTATGCCAGGCGCATCCAGTTCTGCCAATGGACGCTCCAGGCCAAGGCGGGCcacccgctgctgcgcgagctcATTCTGAACATCACGGGCACGACGCTGCACAGTGTCGCCAGAAGGACGGGCTACgcgcggctgccgccggtCACCTTCGACACAGAGCACCTGGAGGACTACAACGTGAACTACCGCCACAAGAAGCGGCACGACGCTGCCTACCCGCACACGGAGAAAAAGACGGCCAAGAACACAGACGAAACCGACATCATGAACTGGACTGGTCCAGGGATATTTTCGGACGTGGTTTTCGACTACCTCAACAACCTGATAACCACGAATGACGAAGTAGTGATATACAATGACAACTTGCTGGAAAAGAACCCGGAAACCGGTGAAATATTGCCGATCGCGACCTCTACGCGCAAGTTTGCGGCGGAAATAAAGACAGCACTCTCGAAGTCGAAGCCCAAGCTTTTCTGGGACTTTTTCTCCTTGATGCAGACGCCTGCGCTTATAGATGACGTGGTGGTTCTTCCGATCACCTCCTTTTCCCCCGGTGTGGGACATATGCAGGCGGGCGAGCCCGACCACCCTATGGCCTTTGTACACCATCACTTTGAGGGCTCTTGGAAACAGCAGGGTCCCAAACACGATGATGACGCGGGGGAAGGGGATAAGGCATCAGAGCATGCGGAAAAGTAG